ACCTGCCGCAGGCAAAGACGCTGGACCTCTACCGAATCGAGGTCGCGATCCGCAAACTGCGCAGCGAACCCAGGCGCATCCTCGATGTGCGCAAGCACCTGCATCTCGGAATGACGGTGCAATTCTTCAGCGACTACGACGCCACAACCCATACCGGCAAGATCGTCGCGCTGCGCGACCGGGATCTGACGATCGACGACGCAAATCAGAACACCCGTTGGTCTGGCGTCCCATACGCCGCGATCGATCTCGGCGCGACGGACACCGACACGGTCGAGATCATCGACGCGGATGCTCAACCCAGGCCGGCGCATCGTCGTCCCGCACGAGAAGACTTCAAGATCGGCGATGCCGTCAGCTTCGTCGGCCGCGATCACCACACGCGGTTCGGTCGCGTCGTGCGCCGGAACCAGAAAACCGCATCCCTGGAATGCGACGACGGCCTCTGGCGCGTTGCCTACGCGCTCCTCCAGCACGTCGTCGACCTCTGACCCAATCCCCCCGCGTCGTCAAGGAACGCCGATTCCCGGACAGTTACCGGCGTTCACTTCGCCGCACCCACCACGGCCGAGGGATAACCGGCATCCCTGGTGGCGCGCGTCAGCGCTTCGACGCTGGTTTTCGCGTCATCGAAGGTCACCTTGGCCTCGCGTCTGTCCAGGCTCACCTCGGTCTTGCTGACGCCGGACACCTGGGTCAGCGCCCTCTTAACCGTGATCGGACAAGTGGCGCAATTCATGCCGGGCACTGACAGAGTGACGGTCTGGGTCGCCGCCCATAGGGGTGAGGCGAAGGCTGCCAGCGTGGCCAGCGCAACGAGTTTCTTCATCGCGTTTTCCTTTCAGTAGAACCAAGGTGCGGTCAGCGGAAACCCGAGCGCGAGGATGACCAGTGCCACCACGATCCAGAACAGCACTTTGTAGCTGCGGTTGACCGATGGCCGCGCGCAGACCTGACCTGGTGTGCAATCGGCGGCGGGTCGCCAGATGCGGCGGTACGCAAAGAAAAGCGCCACTACTGCCGCGCCGATGAACAGGGGTTGGTAGGGTTCGAGCAGCGTCAGATTGCTGATCCACGCGCCGGAAACGCCGAGCGTGATCAGCACCAGAGGGCCGAGGCAGCAGGTGGAGGCCAATATGGCGGCCAAGCCACCGGTCAGCAGCGCACCGCGTCCGCCGCCATTCCGGAAATCGGTTGGGGAGTCGGGTTTCATGGTTTAAGCTTACATCCGTACTTAAGTACGGAGTCAAGTATCATGAGTAAACCAGTAGAAACAATGACCATCGGGTTCCTGGCCGAGGCCGCCGGGGTCAACGTCGAGACGATCCGCTTCTATCAGCGCAAGGGCTTGATGCAGGAACCCGACCGGCCTTTGGGGAGCATCCGTCGCTATGGCGAGCCGGATCTGGCGCGCGTGCATTTCATTAAGTCGGCACAGCGGCTCGGGTTCAGCCTGGACGAGGTCGCGGACTTGCTGAAACTCGAGGACGGGTCGCACTGCACCGAGGCCCGCGCGCAGGCCGAGCGCAAGTTGGCCGATGTGCGCGCCCGCTTGGCGGATCTGCGCCGCATCGAAGGCGTGCTGCAAGATCTGGTGCAGCGCTGCTGCGCCGCGCAAGGCGAGGTGCGCTGCCCGATGATCCAAGCGCTACAGGAGGCATGACGATGGAACTGATGAAAGTTGCCATTCTGTTTGCCGTCACGGCGGTTGCCGAAATAGTCGGCTGCTATTTGCCCTGGCTCGTTATCAAGCAGGACAAGCCCGTTTGGCTGTTGATGCCGGCTGCCGCGTCGCTGGGCTTGTTTGCCTGGCTGTTGACGCTGCACCCGACTGCGGCAGGACGTACTTACGCAGCCTACGGCGGGATGTATATCGCCGTGGCGCTGGCCTGGTTGCACTTCGTCGATGGTGTGGCCCTGACCCGGTGGGATGTCGCTGGGGCCAGTATCGCGTTGGTCGGTATGACTCTTATCGCGTTGCAGCCGTCGACTGCGGGGTGATACCGTCCAAACGCTTTTCCCAAGACGCACAAGCAGTCGATGAGGATTGCCGAACGACCTGCACAGTGGAATGCGTGATCTCGAAGCGTTCGTGTAAGGTTTCGGCTATGTCTTGAAGAAATGCGTCATTTGCATTCCCATCGGGCATGACCAAGTGTGCCGTCATGGCAGCCTGCTTGGTGTCCAGCGCCCAAATGTGCAGGTCAGGCACTGACAGTACACCAGGCAAACCTGACAGATAGTCGTGTACAGCCTGGGGATCGATACCGTCGGGCACCCCATCAAAGAGGAGGTGCAACGACTGCCTGAACAGGCTCCAAGTACCCCAGACAATCACCGTCGCAATCATCAAGCTGACCACTGGGTCAAGCCAAACCCAGCCCATCCACAGGGTGAGCGCTCCGGCCACCACCACACCCGCTGAAACCAGGGCGTCGGCAGCCATGTGCAGGAACGCTCCTCGGATGTTCAGGTCGTGTTCGCGTCCCCTCATGAACAGCAGGGCCGTCGCCGTATTGACCACGATGCCAATGCCTGCCACCACCATGATGGTTACCCCCTCGTTGACCACCTTTGACTCGGGTGACAACAAGCGGCCTGCCGCTTCCCTGCCCAATGCCCCCATGGCCACCAGCAGCAATAAGGCATTGGCAAACGCTGCAAGAATGCTGCCCTTCTTCCAACCATAGGTATGGCGCAAGTTGGGTTTCAGGTTTCCAGCCAAAGCGCCACCCCATGCCAATACCAATCCGGCAACATCGCTGAGGTTGTGCCCGGCATCTGCCAGCAGAGCCAACGAGTCGATCTTCCATCCATAGAAGGCTTCGATGCCGACAAAGGATAGGTTCAGCGCAATGCCGACGGCGAAGGCCTGGTCGAAACTGGCAGGGGCATGGCTATGGTCGTGTCCGGCACCCATTCAGTGATCCTCTTGCGGGCTGCGCAATGCCTCGCTCAATTGATCTACCAGCTCAGACCAGTTCGAATCCTGCTCCAAGGCTTCGCGCAAAAAGCTGGCCTGTGCGGGCGTCCAAAACGGTGCGTTGGGTAGCTCGATGTCTGGCGCCACCGGACTGTGATTCATGAGGAACTGGTGAATGTCCTGTGGCCGGTTGGGAAGTCCCAACTGGGCGAACAGGTCATGAAAACGGTGGATAGCGGATTCCATGTTGAACTCCTTACGCCCGGCGCATGACACCTGAAAGATCGGTGCCCGGTGCGACGGTATTGAACACCGTGCCGTACTTCTTGACGTTGTCGTGCAGCAGTTCAATGCGCCGGTCGGGTTCGTCGGTATCCACGATGATTTCGTAGCGGATACTTTCCATCTTGGGCGGCACGTCCTGGCGCACCCCCTCCACAATCACCTGCACACCGCGCAAATCGAACTTGAGGATGGGCACCACACGCTCGATGCCCTTGATCATGCAGGCCGACAGCGCGGCCAGCAGCAGCTCGGCCGGGTTGAAGGACTGGGGATTGCCTCCCAGGTCGGTGTCGAGTGTGATGCGCGCCAATTTGCAGGTGGCCTCGCTGCCGTGGGCATCGATGCGGCGCGCTTCGACATGAAATCGCATCTTGGCCGGAGTGTCGCTCATGCCGCTACTCCTTCGTCGAAGATGGGGTGCAGCAGCCTGTTGACGATGCCACCGGCGCGGGGCCACCACAGCACGAAGACGTGGCCGCAGCGGCAGGTGCCTCGTGGCGTTTGCCAATGACCGGGAACCCTTTGCGCATCCACTTGAGCAGACCGCCCTCCATGTTGCTTACGCGAGTGAATCCCTGGAACTGCAGGTAATACGTGGCCTTGAGGCTGCGCTCGCCACTCTCGCAGACCAGCACGATCTCGCGATCCTTGGGTAATTCACTCCAGTGCTGCTCCAGTTCGAACAGCGGAATGTTCACGATGGCAGGTACATCGAAGGCGAGACTTGCCACTTCGGTGCGTTCGCGCACATCGAGTAGCAAAGCGCCCTCGCTCACCAAACGACGCGCTGTCGTCGGGCAGACTTGCTTGGCTTCTTCCAGCGTGGTGTGGTCGTTCATCACTCGCTCCTTCTAGGCTGTCAGCCACTGTTCGATCTTGTCGCGGCTGGGCACGCCACCCGCGTGCACCACCTTGCCATCGATCACCACGCCCGGTGTGGACATGACGCCGTAGCCCATGATGTCGCGTAGCTCTTCCACTTTTTCCAGTTTGACTTCGATGCCCTTGGCTTTCGCCACCTGATCGATCAGCGCGATGGTGCTTTTACAGTTGGCGCAGCCAGTGCCTAGAACCTTAATCTCTTTCATTTCAATCTCCTTACAAAACCCAGTTGAAAACAAACCCTACGATCAGGATGCCGGTCGCAACGACCCCGATAAAGGTGGCAATCAGACGGACTTTGAGCACCTTGCGCAGGATGACCATCTCCGGCAGCGACAGTGCGATCACGCTCATCATGAAAGCCAGCACGGTGCCCAGCGCCGCGCCCTTGGCCAGCAGCGCCTGCACGATGGGGATCACCCCAGCCGCATTGGTGTACATGGGCACACCGATCAGCACCGCCAGTGGCACCGACCACCAGGCATCCTTGCCCATGAAGCTGGCCATGAAGTCCTCGGGCACCCAGCCGTGGATACCGGCGCCGATGGCGATACCGGCCAGGATGTAAGGCCAGACCTTGCCCACAATCTCGTGCACCGAAGCGAAACCTGCCTGTACCCGGTCAGCCAAGGTCATCTCAGCGGCTTCAAATCCTGCCGACATCTTTGGCATGTCGCGCACCCAGTCTTCCAGGTACGCCTCCATCTTCAGACGGCCGATGACCCAGCCCGCCACGATGGCGACCGACAGGCCCAGGCCCAGGTACAGCGCGGCGATCTTCCAGCCAAACATCCCGAACAACAGTGCCAAAGCCACCTCATTGACCATGGGTGCGGAGATCAGGAACGAGAAGGTGACGCCCAGCGGCACCCCCGCCTGCACGAAGCCAATGAACAGCGGCACGGCGGAGCAGGAACAGAACGGGGTGACGATACCCAGCGTGGCGGCCATCACATTGGCCACGCCTTCGGTGCGCCCGGCCAACAGCGCGCGCGTGCGCTCGGGTGTGAAGTAGCTGTTGACCATGCCCATAACGAACACCACGCCGGTCAGCAACAGCAAGACCTTGGGGGTGTCGTAGAAGAAAAATTGCAGCGCACCGCCCAAATGGCTGTCGCGCGCGACCGGCAATGCAGCCACCAGCGCTTCAGAGGCGGGTATCAGCGATTGGTACAGGCCCCACCACAGCAGGGCGGCCACAATCAGGAACAAGGTCGGGTTGCGCTGAGTCCAGCGCATGGCGAGGGCAGTCATTGGTCTTCTCCGTTGCGTTCTTCAGCGAGGCGTCGGCCTGTGCTGAACGATCTACAAAGAAGACGAATGAATCGGCAAAAGGATTCAGGCAGAAGGGCGAGGCGTGTGGCAGCACACCTGCCCGGTGTCGTCGAATCTGACTTGGCAGTTCACCACCAGGGTATCCCGGAGCCGCTTTCTGGCGCGCAGCAGGCGGGACTTTGCGGCGGCCAGGGTGAGCTGGTTGGCTTCTGCATAAGCCCGCACGGTCTGCCCTTGAAGGTCACAGGCCTCAATGATGTGTCGGTCTTCGACATCCAGCGCTGGAAGGTTGCGTTCCACACACGCATCGAGTTCATCGACTGGCACCCGCTCTGAAGCAGGGGAAGCGGCCAAGGTTTCGGCCAATTCATCCGACAGTTCGGCATGGGGCTTTGCCAGGCGGGCTGCATCGATCAGGGCATTGCGCGCCACCTGAAACAGCCACGCCCTTGAGTTCTCCAGTGAGCAGAAGTCTTTGCCTTGACGCATGGCTTTGAGGAAAACGTCCTGCAGCAGGTCTTCGGCGGCATGGCGGTCTGGGGCGCGAAGGATCAAGAAGGCAAGCAACGCTCGTTCGTGCGTTTCCCAGGCACGCAAGACGCACTCAAAAGCGTTGCGTTCTGCCATCTTTATCGAGCCTCGTACCAGGGTTTGGAGGCATTCACCACGCGCACGACCAGCAGCATCACCGGCACCTCAATCAGCACGCCGACCACGGTCGCCAGAGCCGCACCGGAGTGGAAGCCGAACAAGCTGATTGCCGCCGCCACAGCCAGCTCGAAGAAGTTGGATGCGCCGATCAAAGCCGAAGGGCAAGCGACGTTGTGCTTCTCGCCGACCAAGCGGTTGAGCCAGTACGCCAATGCCGAGTTGAAGAACACCTGAATCAAGATTGGCACAGCCAGCAGTGCGATGACCAGCGGCTGCTTCAGAATGGCCTCGCCTTGAAAGGCGAACAGCAAAACGAGGGTCGCCAACAGGGCTGTGATCGACCAGGGTCCGATCCTTGCCATGGCTGCGTCAAACGCATCCTGCCCTTTGGCCAGAAGCTGCTTGCGCAGGATCTGAGCCAGGATGACGGGGATCACGATGTACAGCACGACGGATGTAATCAACGTGTCCCAAGGCACTGTGATGGCTGAGATGCCCAGAAGGAAACCCACCAGCGGCGCAAAAGCGATCACCATGATGCTGTCGTTCAGCGCGACTTGCGACAGCGTGAACAGAGGATCGCCATTGGTCAGTCGGCTCCACACGAACACCATGGCCGTGCACGGTGCAGCGGCCAGCAGGATCAGCCCGGCGATGTAGCTGTCGAGCTGGTCAGCGGGGAGCATGGGCGCAAACAGGTTGCGAATGAAGAACCATCCGAGGAATGCCATCGAGAACGGCTTGACCAGCCAGTTGACGAACAGCGTGACCCCGATCCCCCGGACGTGTTGGCGCACTTCGTGAAGTGCGCCGAAGTCCACCTTGACCAGCATCGGGATGATCATCACCCAGATCAGCAGGCCCACCGGGAGATTCACCTGCGCGATCTCCATGCGGCCGATGGACTGGAACGCTGCCGGGAAAAATTGGCCGAGGGCAATGCCAATGACGATGCAGAGGAAGACCCAGACGGTCAGATAGCGCTCAAAGACGCTCATCGGCAGGCTCGCCGACTTTTTCAGTGTGGCTTCACATTGTGCAGACAAAGCGGTGATCTCCTGTTTATGCGTCACGCTGCTGCCCCAGCTCGCGGAGCTTGGTTTGCAGCGACATGCGGTCGATTTTTTCGATAGGCAGGCTCATAAAAAGCCGGATGCGATTGGCAATCTGGAACTGGGCAGTGGCAAATGCCTTGAGCTGCTGCTCCCGGTCACCTTCGACCTTGGTGGGATCAGCAAAGCCCCAGTGCGCCGTGATCGGTTGGCCGGGCCACGCAGGGCAGGCTTCCCCTGCCGCCTGATCGCACACGGTCATGATGAAGTCCATCTGCGGCGCATCCGGCTTTGCGAACTCCGTCCAGCTCTTGCTGCGCAGGCCGCCCAAGTCGTAGCACTGCTTAGACAGCACTTCCAAGGTCATGGGATGAACCTCACCGCGAGGATGGCTTCCCGCGCTGTACGCCTTGAAGCGCTCTCGCCCAAGGTGGTTCAGGATGACTTCCGCCATGATGCTGCGGGCGGAGTTTCCGGTGCAGATGAACAGCACGTTGTAGATTTTGTTGTCCATGTCAGGCTTCCTCGGTGATGTGGTGTGCCAAGTCGCGCAGTCGATCCACGCCTACTGGCTCGTTCTTCAAGAGGGGTACGACTGCAAAGCGCTTGGCATGGTGTGTTCCTACCGAGTCGATTTCCCTCAGTTCGTTGAAGGCGCGTTGGCGCAGCAGTAAAGAGTCGGGGCGAGCGGCTGCGACACTGTTGTTGACGATCCATGCCCACGGTTCGATGCCCGCTCGGCACAGGTCGGATTGCAGATTCGCCGCTTCCAGGACAGGGGTGGTTTCAGCCAGCGTAGCGATCAGCACCTTGGTTTGTTTCGGGTCTTGCAACTGCATCATCGGCGTCGTGTAGTGCAGGCCCGTGTTGCCCATCTGCCGGGTCACTTCGCGGTGATAGGCCCCCGTGGCATCCAGCAGCAGCAGCGTGTGCCCGGTGGGCGCGGTATCCATGACCACGAACTTCTTGCCAGCCTCTCTAATGATGCGAGAGAAGGCTTGAAAGACCGCGATCTCCTCGGTGCAAGGGGAGCGCAAGTCCTCTTCCAGCAGGGCGCGCCCTTCGGCGTCGAGCTGGGCACCCTTGGTATCCAGTACGTGCTTACGATAGCGCTCTGTTTCCTCGTGAGGGTCGATGCGGCTGACGGTCAGGTTAGGCAGCGAGCCTTCCAAGGTCTCCGACAGATGGGCGGCCGGATCGGAGGTCGTCAGATGGACGGGCAATCCTCGTTGAGCCAGCTCCACGGCAACGGCGGCCGCCAAGGTGGTTTTTCCGACGCCGCCCTTGCCCATGAGCATGACCAAGCCATGCCCGTCGACCGCAATATCATCAACCAAGGAGGACAAGCTGGGTGCGTCGAGCTCGGCAGGGAGCTCGATGGAGCTTGCGGCGCTCCCGCTGGTGGTGGCCACCAGCAAGTGACGCAAGGCGTCGAGTCCGACCAAGTTGAACGGTTTCAGGTCAATCTGATCCCGAGGCAGCGCCTGGAGCACGTCCGGCATGGCCGCAAGAGCCGCTTGCTCGCGTCGATGGATCGCTGCGGCCAGCTCATCCTGCGCGGCTTCGCTTGCGGGAAGCACGCCATTGACAACGAGGTACTGCTGAGACAGCCCGATGGCGGCCAGCTCTTCGTGCGTGCGTGCCACTTCTCGAAGAGTGGCGCGTTGGGCACGGGCGACCAGAACCAAGCGGGTGCGTTGAGGGTCAGCCAAGGCGTCAACGGCGGCCTTGTACTGGGTACGCTGCTTTTCCAGCCCGGCCAGCGGCCCGAGGCAGGACGCATCACCTTTGCCTTCTTCGAGGAAGCCGCTCCACGCACCGGGCAGTTGGAGCAGGCGGATCGTGTGGCCCGTGGGGGCCGTGTCGAAGATGATGTGCTCAAAGTCTGCGGTCAACGTCGAGTCGATCAGCAGTGCAGTGAACTCATCAAAGGCCGCGATCTCGGTGGTGCAAGCGCCGGAAAGCTGTTCCTCGATCCCTTTGACAACCGTCTCCGGCAGAACACCCCGCACTGGGCCGACGATGCGATCCCGATAGGCTTGCGCGGCTGCCTGCGGATCAATTTCGAGTGCCCAGAGCTTGGGTACGGCGGGGATCGCCGTGATGTGGTTGCCGATGCTTTCCCCAAACACTTGCCCCACGTTCGATGCAGGGTCGGTGCTGACAAGCAGAACGCGCTTGCCCTCTGATGCGAGTTGTACTGCCGTAGCACAGGCGATGGATGTCTTGCCGACTCCACCCTTGCCCGTGAAAAAAAGGTAGCGCGGAGGCTGATTGAGGAAGTGCATGGGCAATTCCTCAATCAGCAGCAGCGGCTGCCGGAGCAGCAACCACCTTGCGGTTGTGTAGCGTTCTCAGTGGCGATGCCTGCCCAGCGAGCCAGCTCGGTGCGGTTGGGGTAGCGGCCAGCCAAGGCGACTTCGCCGTCCACCAGAATCAGGGGCAGAGCTTCTTGTCCAGAGCGCTCCAAGAATGCCTTGACAGTCGCGTTCTCGGCGAAGGCGAGCGGCTGCCCTGCCAGATTGAATCGTTCAACCTGTGCGCCGTTTTGTTTGGCCCAGTCCACATCAGCCGCGAAGCTCACCAGCGCTTGGTCAACTTCAACGCCACAGACGCCAGTGCTGCAACACAGTGCGGGGTCAAAAATCTGAATGGTTGCCATGATGGGGTCCTCCAAGTTCAGGCATTGGGATACAACTGAAGCAGCGCCTCGCGCTGATCAGGCTTGATATTGATGACGGGGCGAATCGCCTTGGCCGCCGCCGCTGCTTCGTCGAGTGTGCGGCACAAGCCAAGCTCCAACAGGACGCCAGCGGCCACGGTGCCTGTCCGGCCCTTACCGCCGCCGCAGTGGAAGGCCACTTTTTTGCCATCGCGGTAGGCCGACACGACCGCTTGAATGGCATCTTTGAACAGTGGCGCTTGTGGCTGGTCGGCGTTGTCGCCGAGCGGGATTTGCTGCCAGATCAGGGCGGGGTTCGACGCCGCGCAGCCCGTGGACTCTTCGCGCAAGTCCACCACCACTTCGATGTGTTCCACATCGGCGATTTGTTGAATGTCGTTGGCTCCGCCGAAGTAGATGCGGCCCGCGATCAACTCGTGATATTCCTTTTGCATCGGTAGCTTGCCCCTCTCTCAGTTTCAGGCCAGCAATGTGCCGATGCGATCAAGCTCTGCCTTCAGCTTGGCCTTGTCTTGCTGCAAGTCGGCCAGCGGCAGCGCGAGGAAGTCCTCGATTCGTGCGCGAAGAATGCGGTAGGCCGTCATGAAGGCCGCATCGATTTCCTCATCGGTGCCCGTGGCGTGAGCCGGGTCTTCGACGCCCCAGTGGGTGCGCAGGACTGGCCCCAAATAGGCCGGGCAGGTTTCACCAGCAGCGCTGGAGCAGACCGTGATCACGATGTCCGGGGTCGATGGCAGGTTGTCCCACGACTTGCTGTGGTAGCCCTCGGTCGAGATGCCCTCGCGTGCCAGCAGAGCCAGCGAGCGAGGAAGGACTTGGCCAGTGGGCTGACTGCCTGCGCTCATGGCTTTCCACCCTGCCGGGGCAAGGTGATTGAAGGTGGCTTCACCGAGGATCGAGCGGCACGAGTTGCCGGTGCACAGAAACAGGATGTTCATTTTTTAAGGGCCTCTTGAGTTGAAGAAAGGGACGGCAGCACAGCGTCCGAACACTTGGAGGCAGCGCGCATGTCGGCGCACTGTTCGGGGTGCCCTGAGCAGCACTCTTCGGTCAGGTAGGCGATCAAGTCCAGCATCAGCGGGAGGTTGGCCCGGTAACGCTGGAAGCGCCCTTCCGCCTCGACGGTGAGCATCCCGGCCTGTGTCAGTGCCTTGAGGTGGAACGACAGGTTGGTCGGCGGTACATCGAGGGTTGAAGCGATCTCGCCCGCAACCATGCCTTCTGTGCCCTTGCGCACGAGAAGCCGGTACACATCCAGCCGCAGGCCGGATGACAGCGATTCAAAGATCGTGGTGGCTGTGTTCTTTTCCATACTTGAATAATACAACAATAGTTGAAACAACAAAATGAAGATTGTTTGACGGAAGACGTTGGGAGCAAGCCTCCCGTCAAAAAGACGCTTCCAGCCGATTCCGCTTCATGGGCGTCGGAAACGATGGAAACACAGAGCAATGAATCAACGCCTGGCCCTGAGTTGCCCGAAATCGCTCATTTTCTTGTGTTGCTCGGGCGCACTTTGCGCGGCATAATGTCATCAGTTTGATGATATGAAGCGCATTTTCATGACCAGACTGGAAAGACAATTTCGGCCGCGCCGCAGCGAATCCTGGATGCGGAGCGTTTGACCATGCACCCCCAGCGCGTCGAGAGCTTGAGCCACGCCCAGCGCGAGCGGCTGGCCTACATCGACTTCCGGCTCTACTTCTTCGGTGAGATCGGTCGCCCGGACCTGATTGAGCGCTTCGGCGTGGCTCCGGCAGGCGCGACACGCGACTTGGCGCTGTACCGGGAAATCGCGCCGCAGAACATCACCTTTGACGGTAGCAACAAGATCTACCGGATCGGGCAGGCGTTCTCCCCGCTGTTCGACCACGCATCGCAGCGCGTGCTGTCGGCCCTGGCTCTGGGCTTCGGCGATGGTGTGAACGGCGCAACGCAACCGCTGCTGCCGTGCGAGTCGCCCACCGCCCTGAGCAACCCCAGGATGGATGTGCTGGCCCCGGTCTGCCGAGCGATCCACGCCAAGCGGCCAGTTGCTATCCGCTACCACTCGATGAGCAGCGGTGAGTCAGAGCGCGTCATCGTGCCCTTTGCGCTGGTGGACACCGGGCTGCGCTGGCACATCCGGGCATTTGATAGGAAGAGCGGCGAGTTCCGGGACTTCGTCGTCACCCGTATCGAAGCGCCGACGCTGCTCGATGAGGAGCCGCAGGCGAACGAGCGTCTGGACAACGACATCCAGTGGACGCGCATCGTCGAGCTGGACTTCGTGCCGCACCCGCGCCTTGAGCGCCCCGAGATCATCAAGATGGACTACGGGATGACCGACGGCTCGATCCGGATGCGCGTTCGCGCCGCCGTCGCGGGCTACATGCTGCTGCGCTGGAGCGTGGACTGCTCGCCCGACCATCGTCTCAAGGAAGAGCAGTACCGCCTGTGGCTCAGCGATCCGCTGGCGCTGTACGGCGTCGAGAACGCCAAGCTGGCTCCGGGCTACCAAGCCCCAAGCAGCCCAAAGAAAAGATAGGAAAGAAGAAAACCAATGGCCAAGACACTTGAAGCCCACGACAAACTGATCCGGGAGATTTTCGAAGGCAGCTACCAGTTCGAGATTCCGGACTACCAGCGCCCCTACGCCTGGACAACCGAGCAGGCCACAGAGCTGTTCGATGATCTGTACTCGGCGATGCAGGACGCGCGTGTCTCGGGGGCCAGCAGCCAATACTTCCTGGGCAGCATCGTTCTGATCAAGAACGACCGGGACCCGAAGTCATCGGTGGTCGACGGCCAGCAACGCCTGTCTACGCTCACGATGCTGTTCGCCGTGTTGCGCACCGTGATGCCGGACGCGGCAGACGACATCACTGACTTCCTCTACAAGAAGGGCAAGGTCAGCCTCGGAGAGAAAAACGAGTACCGCCTAACCGCCCGCGAGGAAGATGCCGACTTCTTCCGCACCAATATTCAAGAGCCGGGTGGCATCGCACAGTTGGTCGCCAGTACGGACAAGCTGAAAGACAGCCGTCTGCGTTACCGTGAAAACGCCACGCTGCTGCTCGAAAAGGCTAAGGCGCTTCCGCCTGCCGACCTCATTGCGCTGTGGCAGTTCCTCGCCAACGACTGCTCGCTGGTTGTCATCTCCACGCCCGACCTCGAAGCCGCATACCGCATCTTCTCCGTACTCAACAACCGGGGACTCGACCTCGCGCCTATCGACATCATCAAGGCGCAGGTCCTTGGCCTGATCCGCACTACGGCAGGCGACGTCAAGAGCCGCGCCTACGCAAAAGAGTGGAGCCGGATCGAAAGTTCGCTGGGCCGCGACGCCTTCGGTGACCTGTTTGGCCACATTCGCAGCATCTACGCCAAGAAGAAGCAGAAGTACATCCTGGTCAAGGAGTTCCAGGAGCACGTCACCGAGTACAAGACCCCTATCGACCTCATCGACAAGGTCATCAAACCCTATGCCGAAGTGTGGGACTTTGTGCGCGATGCCGACTTCGAGGCCACCGAACACGCCGAGACGATCAACGAACACCTGTCTTGGCTCAACCGCGTGGACTTCAAGGACTGGGTGCCCCCGGCACTGGTCTACTTCAAGCGCTTCCGGCAGCAGCCCAAACTGCTCGCAGAGTTTTTCCAGTCACTGGAACGCCTGACCTATTTCCTGCTGGTCACCAAGGTCGGCATCAACGAGCGCATCGAAACCTACGCCGCTCTCACTAAGGAAATCGAACCGGAAACCTTCAAGGGGGATCTGGCCGCGCTCACCACGCTGGTTCTGACGGACGTGCAAAAGCGCAAGTTCGTCGCGGCACTCGATGGCGACGTTTACGACGACCTGCCCAAGGCCCGGATGGCACTGGTCTTGCGCCTTGAGTCCTTGGTGCGCGCTCCCGGCGTGCAGCTTCAAGATGCCGTGTCTCTGGAGCACGTTCTGCCGCAAACCCCGCCCGACGGTTCAGACTGGATCAAGTGGTTCCCGGATGAAGACGAGCGCGACGGCTGGACGCACCGTCTGGCCAATCTAGTTCCACTGGATAGGAACAAGAACTCGTCTGCCAGCAACTACGACTTTGCCAAGAA
This genomic window from Burkholderiales bacterium GJ-E10 contains:
- a CDS encoding ACR3 family arsenite transporter, translating into MSAQCEATLKKSASLPMSVFERYLTVWVFLCIVIGIALGQFFPAAFQSIGRMEIAQVNLPVGLLIWVMIIPMLVKVDFGALHEVRQHVRGIGVTLFVNWLVKPFSMAFLGWFFIRNLFAPMLPADQLDSYIAGLILLAAAPCTAMVFVWSRLTNGDPLFTLSQVALNDSIMVIAFAPLVGFLLGISAITVPWDTLITSVVLYIVIPVILAQILRKQLLAKGQDAFDAAMARIGPWSITALLATLVLLFAFQGEAILKQPLVIALLAVPILIQVFFNSALAYWLNRLVGEKHNVACPSALIGASNFFELAVAAAISLFGFHSGAALATVVGVLIEVPVMLLVVRVVNASKPWYEAR
- a CDS encoding arsenate reductase, encoding MDNKIYNVLFICTGNSARSIMAEVILNHLGRERFKAYSAGSHPRGEVHPMTLEVLSKQCYDLGGLRSKSWTEFAKPDAPQMDFIMTVCDQAAGEACPAWPGQPITAHWGFADPTKVEGDREQQLKAFATAQFQIANRIRLFMSLPIEKIDRMSLQTKLRELGQQRDA
- a CDS encoding arsenical pump-driving ATPase, with amino-acid sequence MHFLNQPPRYLFFTGKGGVGKTSIACATAVQLASEGKRVLLVSTDPASNVGQVFGESIGNHITAIPAVPKLWALEIDPQAAAQAYRDRIVGPVRGVLPETVVKGIEEQLSGACTTEIAAFDEFTALLIDSTLTADFEHIIFDTAPTGHTIRLLQLPGAWSGFLEEGKGDASCLGPLAGLEKQRTQYKAAVDALADPQRTRLVLVARAQRATLREVARTHEELAAIGLSQQYLVVNGVLPASEAAQDELAAAIHRREQAALAAMPDVLQALPRDQIDLKPFNLVGLDALRHLLVATTSGSAASSIELPAELDAPSLSSLVDDIAVDGHGLVMLMGKGGVGKTTLAAAVAVELAQRGLPVHLTTSDPAAHLSETLEGSLPNLTVSRIDPHEETERYRKHVLDTKGAQLDAEGRALLEEDLRSPCTEEIAVFQAFSRIIREAGKKFVVMDTAPTGHTLLLLDATGAYHREVTRQMGNTGLHYTTPMMQLQDPKQTKVLIATLAETTPVLEAANLQSDLCRAGIEPWAWIVNNSVAAARPDSLLLRQRAFNELREIDSVGTHHAKRFAVVPLLKNEPVGVDRLRDLAHHITEEA
- a CDS encoding arsenic operon regulator — encoded protein: MATIQIFDPALCCSTGVCGVEVDQALVSFAADVDWAKQNGAQVERFNLAGQPLAFAENATVKAFLERSGQEALPLILVDGEVALAGRYPNRTELARWAGIATENATQPQGGCCSGSRCC
- a CDS encoding protein-tyrosine phosphatase, whose amino-acid sequence is MQKEYHELIAGRIYFGGANDIQQIADVEHIEVVVDLREESTGCAASNPALIWQQIPLGDNADQPQAPLFKDAIQAVVSAYRDGKKVAFHCGGGKGRTGTVAAGVLLELGLCRTLDEAAAAAKAIRPVINIKPDQREALLQLYPNA
- a CDS encoding protein tyrosine phosphatase; this translates as MNILFLCTGNSCRSILGEATFNHLAPAGWKAMSAGSQPTGQVLPRSLALLAREGISTEGYHSKSWDNLPSTPDIVITVCSSAAGETCPAYLGPVLRTHWGVEDPAHATGTDEEIDAAFMTAYRILRARIEDFLALPLADLQQDKAKLKAELDRIGTLLA
- a CDS encoding ArsR family transcriptional regulator — encoded protein: MEKNTATTIFESLSSGLRLDVYRLLVRKGTEGMVAGEIASTLDVPPTNLSFHLKALTQAGMLTVEAEGRFQRYRANLPLMLDLIAYLTEECCSGHPEQCADMRAASKCSDAVLPSLSSTQEALKK